A genomic window from Streptomyces sp. MST-110588 includes:
- a CDS encoding ATP-grasp domain-containing protein — protein MGDSTVLLVYARGGPPPSDAIPKVAATTDRLHLLLLDPLPLPAVAPAARCCTSVTDLTVGRPEPGELIDTIVALARRTAADAVLTFSEFALLAVAEAAERLGLRGPGPGATRARSKRLMRRAWADAGLPVPRFRYVDSLTDLERAWAELDPPVLLKSAWGAGSIGQTVLERRTQLAGAWSHMLGALTAARARGMSELKAGEAGHELIVEELIPATTESWYDGSGYGDYLSVEGMVVDGVHHPVCVTGRLPTAPDFTELGNMAPCVLPEALQHTVSDLSRRAVDALGLGTCGTHTEIKLMADRRLCLLETAARFGGLLLTQQIEAIYGVDLVGALTRAHLGQDPGLPDGLLTGPGRCAAGSVNVLATDARGRPWTTRPVFVPEAVDWDRLLSPGSRIRVAPDFTVPSGTLLHHYRTGHGSLNLAGVLLLTAPTPQVLLRDAYTVLNGLEKALAGAALAHD, from the coding sequence ATGGGGGATTCAACGGTGCTGCTGGTGTACGCCCGGGGCGGGCCGCCACCGAGCGATGCCATACCGAAGGTCGCGGCCACCACGGACCGCCTTCACCTGCTGCTCCTGGACCCACTGCCGCTCCCGGCGGTCGCCCCGGCGGCCCGGTGCTGCACCTCGGTCACCGACCTCACCGTCGGCCGCCCGGAACCGGGTGAACTGATCGACACGATCGTCGCCCTGGCCCGCCGCACCGCGGCTGACGCGGTGCTGACCTTCTCGGAGTTCGCGCTGCTCGCCGTCGCGGAGGCCGCCGAGCGGCTCGGCCTGCGCGGACCCGGCCCGGGTGCGACCAGGGCCCGCAGCAAGCGCCTCATGCGGCGCGCCTGGGCGGACGCGGGCCTGCCCGTACCCCGCTTCCGCTACGTCGACTCGCTCACCGACCTGGAACGGGCCTGGGCCGAACTGGACCCGCCCGTGCTGCTGAAGTCGGCGTGGGGCGCCGGGTCGATCGGCCAGACCGTACTGGAACGGAGGACTCAACTGGCCGGTGCGTGGAGCCACATGCTCGGGGCGCTGACGGCGGCGAGGGCCCGTGGCATGAGCGAGCTGAAGGCCGGCGAGGCCGGCCACGAACTCATCGTGGAAGAACTCATCCCGGCCACCACCGAGTCCTGGTACGACGGATCCGGCTACGGCGACTACCTCAGCGTCGAGGGAATGGTCGTCGACGGCGTCCACCACCCGGTGTGCGTCACCGGGAGGCTGCCTACGGCGCCGGACTTCACCGAACTGGGGAACATGGCACCCTGCGTGCTTCCCGAGGCACTTCAGCACACGGTGTCCGACCTGTCGCGGCGGGCGGTCGACGCCCTCGGCCTGGGGACCTGCGGTACCCACACCGAGATCAAACTGATGGCGGACCGCCGTCTGTGCCTGCTGGAGACCGCGGCCCGGTTCGGCGGCCTGCTGCTCACCCAGCAGATCGAGGCCATCTACGGTGTGGACCTGGTCGGTGCGCTCACCCGGGCGCACCTCGGACAGGACCCGGGCCTGCCGGACGGCCTGCTGACCGGCCCCGGCCGCTGCGCGGCCGGCTCGGTCAACGTCCTTGCGACCGACGCCCGGGGCCGGCCGTGGACGACCCGGCCGGTCTTCGTCCCCGAGGCGGTGGACTGGGACCGCCTGTTGTCCCCCGGCAGCAGGATCCGGGTGGCACCCGATTTCACGGTCCCCTCCGGTACCCTGCTGCACCATTACCGGACCGGCCACGGTTCCCTGAACCTGGCGGGTGTCCTCCTGCTCACGGCGCCCACCCCCCAGGTTCTGCTGCGCGATGCCTACACGGTCCTCAACGGTCTCGAAAAGGCCCTGGCGGGCGCCGCCCTCGCTCATGACTGA
- a CDS encoding MFS transporter: MTDRPRPHTTPGRRAPGPSRAGVTTTWREAPPAARALIGGMFVSRLGGFVQVFIVLYLTGLGFSATQVSLTLAAYGTGSVVGVLAGGRLCDHIGGHATIVGSMVVCSALLPAVPYTSNFTVLLLVLALQAAAGQAYRPAAADLLSRMLPADRHVMIFAMYRLAINLGAAAAPLLGAVLIAQSYELLFFTEAAVGLVYAAVVARCVPRQGRREPAARARPGPRARGYRPLLADRRYLLLLFAMLISTLVYVQYLSALPLAVHDQGLSTTVYAVLITVNGLTVVAFELPVTRFTQRCRVRPVAAVGTALTCLGMTLYGPSWGIAGLVVATLMWSFGEAVSAPTLFLAYPARAGPPDLRGRYLGAASAMYGLGATAGPVLAVAGWNLLGRSLWWWSAVAGLMAVPAAWAGVRPGAHGDGSRPAVGP, from the coding sequence ATGACTGACCGGCCCCGGCCGCACACCACGCCGGGCCGCCGTGCCCCCGGTCCTTCGCGCGCCGGGGTCACGACGACCTGGCGCGAGGCCCCGCCCGCGGCCCGCGCCCTGATCGGCGGCATGTTCGTCAGCCGGCTCGGCGGGTTCGTCCAGGTGTTCATCGTCCTCTACCTGACCGGCCTGGGGTTCTCCGCGACGCAGGTGAGCCTGACGCTCGCCGCGTACGGCACGGGCTCGGTGGTGGGAGTCCTCGCGGGCGGCCGGCTGTGCGATCACATCGGCGGGCACGCCACCATCGTCGGGTCCATGGTGGTGTGCTCGGCGCTGCTGCCCGCTGTTCCGTACACGAGCAACTTCACCGTGCTGCTGCTCGTCCTCGCCCTCCAGGCAGCCGCCGGGCAGGCCTACCGCCCGGCCGCGGCCGACCTGCTGAGCCGGATGCTGCCGGCCGACCGGCACGTCATGATCTTCGCGATGTACCGCTTGGCGATCAACCTCGGCGCCGCGGCGGCCCCGCTGCTGGGCGCGGTACTCATCGCCCAATCGTATGAACTCCTGTTCTTCACGGAGGCGGCCGTCGGCCTGGTCTACGCGGCCGTCGTCGCCCGTTGCGTGCCCAGGCAAGGACGCCGGGAACCAGCGGCCCGTGCCCGCCCGGGCCCGCGCGCACGCGGCTACCGTCCGCTCCTCGCCGACCGCCGCTATCTGCTCCTGCTGTTCGCGATGCTCATCAGCACCCTGGTCTACGTCCAGTACCTATCCGCCCTGCCGCTCGCCGTACACGACCAGGGCCTGTCCACCACGGTCTACGCGGTGCTCATCACGGTCAACGGGCTCACCGTCGTCGCCTTCGAACTCCCGGTCACCCGCTTCACCCAGCGGTGCCGCGTGCGGCCGGTGGCCGCCGTGGGAACGGCACTGACCTGCCTGGGGATGACGCTGTACGGACCGTCCTGGGGCATCGCCGGACTGGTGGTCGCGACCCTGATGTGGTCCTTCGGGGAAGCCGTGTCGGCTCCTACCCTGTTCCTGGCCTACCCGGCCAGGGCGGGCCCGCCGGATCTGCGGGGCCGCTATCTGGGCGCGGCGAGTGCGATGTACGGCCTCGGAGCCACCGCGGGCCCGGTTCTCGCGGTCGCCGGCTGGAACCTGCTCGGCCGTTCCCTGTGGTGGTGGTCGGCCGTCGCCGGGCTGATGGCCGTACCCGCCGCATGGGCAGGTGTACGGCCCGGCGCACACGGCGACGGCTCACGTCCGGCCGTCGGCCCCTGA
- a CDS encoding DUF427 domain-containing protein produces the protein MPPLGHRITVEQGSAHVRVERDGQVLAESRRPLLLHETGLPVRYYLPPEDVRTELLTPSPTRTHCPFKGDASYWSLPGGPEDVAWAYPEPKPEVAGIKDHFCFYDTQVEDAQ, from the coding sequence ATGCCCCCGTTGGGACACCGCATCACCGTTGAGCAGGGCAGCGCGCATGTCCGCGTGGAGCGGGACGGGCAGGTGCTGGCCGAGAGCCGTCGCCCGCTGCTGCTGCACGAGACCGGGCTGCCCGTGCGCTACTACCTCCCGCCCGAGGACGTACGCACCGAGCTGCTGACCCCCTCACCGACCCGCACCCACTGCCCCTTCAAGGGCGACGCCTCCTACTGGTCGCTGCCCGGCGGCCCGGAGGACGTGGCGTGGGCCTATCCCGAGCCGAAACCCGAAGTGGCGGGGATCAAGGACCACTTCTGCTTCTACGACACCCAGGTCGAGGATGCGCAATGA
- a CDS encoding SpoIIE family protein phosphatase, translating into MADRGAKPPAASPPDDWPAHPDLMLALNGMGGFDWDLDSGLLHMDDSALKVFDLTPEEYDSRPATLSCRLPPDEGARLDALVSRALKDGSTSYGGSFRIRLRDGTPRRVHTRASIRRDGTGRPHRIIGVIQDADQEYDQEYGQESDHEHGQEHEHGDDRAARLPAVVEEAPRHTGVVERTTAALAHARTVHDVIAVLGDAQGLSRLGAQNVIVGLVEAGRIRLVSEGRAGSFVPDHELTRVDDEFPMSEVVRTLAPRFVRSRQEFATHYPRLWPHVEPLDIGSAAYLPLIAQARPIGVIGLFYQDEHPFGAQERSLLIALGSGIAQSLARAMLYDQEHDLAEGLQQAMLPRRIPGVPGAQIAVRYHSARLGRDIGGDWYDVIPLPAGRVAAVIGDVQGHDTQAAAVMGQLRIVLRAYATEGHAPATVMARASAFLRELDTDRFATCTYADADLTTGAVRFVRAGHIDPLLRHAEGICRRLPVAGGLPLGLSAEFAHLDYPVTTVHLTAGDTLLLFTDGLVEQPGTDLDDGMRQLAREVREGPQDVQRLADRLCESAAQRSAGDDMALLLLRRSGTPPRPATGRFQQQVAPADPEALSAARQMVRTAVRSWGARERSEEIELVAHELITNALLHTDGAATVAVSMPPGAERRLRLEVEDCSSTLPRRREPGEAGVSGRGMLLVDRLADVWGVEPRGTGKCVWCEFACP; encoded by the coding sequence ATGGCTGACCGGGGAGCGAAGCCGCCCGCCGCGTCGCCGCCGGACGACTGGCCCGCTCACCCGGACCTGATGCTGGCCCTCAACGGCATGGGCGGCTTCGACTGGGACCTCGACAGCGGGCTCCTGCACATGGACGACTCCGCTCTCAAGGTCTTCGACCTGACGCCGGAGGAGTACGACTCCCGCCCGGCGACCCTGTCCTGCCGTCTGCCGCCGGACGAGGGGGCCCGCCTGGACGCCCTGGTCTCTCGCGCCCTGAAGGACGGCAGCACCTCCTACGGCGGCTCCTTCCGTATCCGGCTGCGGGACGGCACGCCGCGCCGGGTCCACACCCGCGCCAGCATCCGCCGCGACGGCACCGGCCGCCCGCACCGCATCATCGGCGTCATACAGGACGCCGACCAGGAATACGACCAGGAGTATGGCCAAGAATCCGATCATGAGCACGGCCAGGAACACGAGCACGGAGACGACCGGGCCGCGCGTCTCCCGGCGGTCGTCGAGGAGGCCCCGCGCCACACCGGCGTCGTAGAACGCACCACGGCCGCCCTGGCCCATGCCCGCACCGTCCACGACGTCATCGCCGTGCTCGGCGACGCCCAGGGACTGAGCAGGCTGGGCGCGCAGAACGTGATCGTCGGCCTGGTCGAGGCGGGCCGCATCCGCCTGGTCTCCGAAGGCCGGGCGGGCAGCTTCGTCCCTGACCACGAGCTGACCCGCGTCGATGACGAGTTCCCGATGAGCGAAGTGGTACGCACCCTCGCCCCGCGCTTCGTCCGCTCCCGCCAGGAGTTCGCCACCCACTACCCCCGGCTGTGGCCGCACGTCGAGCCCCTGGACATCGGCTCCGCCGCGTATCTGCCGCTGATCGCCCAGGCCCGGCCCATCGGCGTGATCGGCCTCTTCTACCAGGACGAGCACCCCTTCGGCGCCCAGGAACGCAGCCTGCTCATCGCGCTGGGCTCCGGCATCGCGCAGAGTCTGGCCCGCGCCATGCTCTACGACCAGGAGCACGACCTCGCCGAGGGCCTCCAGCAGGCGATGCTGCCCCGCCGTATCCCGGGCGTCCCCGGCGCCCAGATCGCGGTCCGCTACCACTCCGCGCGCCTCGGCCGGGACATCGGCGGCGACTGGTACGACGTGATCCCGCTGCCCGCCGGAAGGGTCGCGGCGGTCATCGGAGACGTACAGGGCCACGACACCCAGGCCGCGGCCGTCATGGGGCAACTGAGAATCGTGCTGCGCGCCTACGCCACCGAGGGCCACGCGCCCGCCACCGTCATGGCCCGCGCCTCCGCCTTCCTGCGTGAACTGGACACCGACCGCTTCGCCACCTGCACCTACGCCGACGCCGACCTGACCACCGGCGCCGTACGGTTCGTACGGGCCGGGCACATCGACCCGCTGCTGCGCCACGCCGAAGGCATCTGCCGCCGGCTGCCGGTGGCCGGCGGACTGCCTCTGGGACTCTCCGCCGAGTTCGCCCATCTGGACTACCCGGTCACCACCGTCCACCTCACGGCCGGTGACACCCTGCTGCTGTTCACCGACGGCCTGGTGGAACAGCCCGGCACCGACCTGGACGACGGGATGCGGCAGCTCGCCAGGGAAGTACGGGAAGGCCCGCAGGACGTCCAGCGGCTGGCCGACCGGCTGTGCGAGTCGGCGGCGCAGCGGTCCGCCGGGGACGACATGGCCCTGCTGCTCCTGCGCCGCAGCGGCACACCCCCGCGGCCGGCCACCGGGCGCTTCCAGCAGCAGGTGGCACCCGCCGACCCCGAGGCGCTCTCCGCCGCCCGCCAGATGGTCCGCACGGCCGTACGGTCCTGGGGCGCCCGGGAACGGTCCGAGGAGATCGAACTGGTCGCCCACGAACTGATCACCAACGCACTGCTGCACACCGACGGGGCGGCCACGGTGGCGGTCAGCATGCCGCCCGGCGCCGAGCGGCGGCTGCGCCTGGAGGTCGAGGACTGCTCCAGCACCCTGCCCCGGCGCCGGGAGCCGGGCGAGGCGGGGGTGTCGGGGCGCGGGATGCTGCTGGTGGACCGGCTGGCCGATGTGTGGGGTGTGGAGCCACGCGGCACCGGAAAGTGCGTATGGTGCGAGTTCGCCTGCCCGTGA
- a CDS encoding glutamine synthetase family protein gives MGSGPAEQEDHARRATARLDAEGVRTIALTWVDNAGIVRVKTVPTPRLAQVVHSGVGMSPIFDVYTSDDIVAASAHLGGPDGDLRLFPDLDRLTVLAAQPGWAWAPVDRYDQLGTPHPACQRQFARRMADRAAAEGLEMRMGFETEWVVVRDPAAVAPGGFAGAGGVGGPAWPDGTGGAAVPGSSEVLHYPCAGPAYGMTRVVELSDYLRDVAEALAVQGIEVLQLHPEYSPGQFEISTAPADPVRAADDLVLVRETIRAVSQRHGLRACFAPTAVAGQVGNGCHLHLSLRREGRSLHRDPDARWGLAPDAVRFLGGILDSLPALLAVGAPSPASYLRLVPSQWAGAYRCWGVENREAALRLVTGSPADPEGGNAEIKCFDAAANPYLLIGTVIAAGLHGITSGGQLPPPVTGDPGALGVRERARRGITRLPVSLTEAADHLEGAAPLLEALGEVLYGAVMAVRRAEAAQFAESDPEEITAAFRWRY, from the coding sequence ATGGGATCGGGGCCTGCCGAGCAGGAGGACCACGCCCGCCGGGCGACGGCGCGGCTGGACGCCGAGGGCGTCCGGACCATCGCCCTGACCTGGGTCGACAACGCGGGCATCGTACGCGTCAAGACCGTCCCGACGCCGCGTCTGGCGCAGGTCGTCCACAGCGGCGTCGGCATGTCGCCCATCTTCGATGTGTACACCTCCGACGACATCGTCGCGGCCTCCGCGCACCTGGGCGGCCCCGACGGCGACCTGCGCCTGTTCCCCGACCTGGACCGGCTCACCGTGCTCGCCGCGCAGCCCGGCTGGGCCTGGGCGCCGGTCGACCGCTACGACCAGCTCGGCACCCCGCACCCCGCCTGCCAGCGGCAGTTCGCGCGCCGGATGGCGGACCGGGCCGCCGCCGAGGGCCTGGAGATGCGGATGGGGTTCGAGACCGAGTGGGTGGTCGTGCGCGACCCGGCCGCCGTGGCGCCCGGCGGGTTCGCAGGGGCCGGGGGCGTGGGCGGGCCCGCATGGCCGGACGGCACCGGCGGGGCCGCCGTCCCCGGTTCCTCCGAAGTGCTGCACTACCCCTGCGCCGGTCCCGCGTACGGCATGACCCGCGTGGTGGAACTCTCCGACTACCTCCGCGATGTCGCCGAGGCGCTGGCCGTACAGGGCATCGAAGTGCTCCAGCTCCACCCCGAATACTCCCCTGGCCAGTTCGAGATCTCCACCGCCCCCGCCGACCCCGTACGGGCCGCCGACGACCTGGTCCTGGTGCGCGAGACCATCCGGGCCGTCTCCCAACGCCACGGTCTGCGGGCCTGCTTCGCCCCCACGGCCGTGGCCGGACAGGTCGGCAACGGCTGCCATCTCCACCTGAGCCTGCGGCGCGAGGGCCGCAGCCTGCACCGTGACCCGGACGCGCGGTGGGGACTGGCGCCCGACGCCGTACGGTTCCTCGGCGGCATCCTGGACTCGCTGCCCGCGCTGCTCGCCGTCGGCGCTCCCTCACCCGCCAGTTACCTGCGGCTGGTGCCCTCGCAGTGGGCAGGCGCGTACCGGTGCTGGGGCGTGGAGAACCGGGAGGCCGCCCTGCGCCTGGTCACCGGCTCCCCCGCCGACCCGGAAGGCGGCAACGCCGAGATCAAGTGCTTCGACGCGGCTGCCAATCCCTATCTCCTCATCGGCACGGTCATCGCCGCCGGACTGCACGGCATCACCTCCGGCGGACAGCTCCCGCCTCCGGTCACCGGCGACCCGGGCGCCCTGGGCGTACGGGAGCGTGCCCGGCGCGGCATCACCCGGCTGCCCGTCTCGCTCACCGAGGCCGCCGACCACCTGGAAGGGGCCGCGCCACTTCTCGAGGCGCTGGGGGAGGTGCTGTACGGCGCCGTCATGGCCGTACGAAGGGCGGAGGCCGCGCAGTTCGCCGAGAGCGACCCCGAGGAGATCACCGCCGCGTTCCGCTGGCGGTACTGA